The sequence tagcccaatcaatcgtataatgcgccactacaatcaatattgcgaacatcttgacctttgtatgtccaaaaatgaattgaaattacagcttagtcgtagaaataatgcgtagtatctaagtaaacattgtaaaccatttatatgtagtctacatttgcttgacgaaataaataaataaataaataaataagtttaatgtcaagatgcatttgctattTAGGCAAACCTttcagttctcgtatcgaaggtcgaattttgcacttgctgaagtcaacaataattgtattctttcgtagctgtggtagcttttgttcgtttggttcactcatttcgaggtcgttctattgttcactacacaatactgtacttggtttcttccgtcccgaacgtaagcggttttgttgtaTCGACTGACTttgatgagatgagaaagcgaactgcCTTGGGTGGTTGGCGAAGACCGGCCATAGGTCGAGTTGAAGACGTTTTCTAGATACAGCAAATAATATTACAGGATTTGGCAGAtagaatgaaaaaatactaagtTTATATTtagggttttgttttttttttctacggaaCCGGAAAAACTAGGTCTGAATTAAAATCAATATCAATTTTTAAGACAAAATTACTATCTATTCCTAATTGCctgaaaatcagttcaataattaaaaaaaaaatcgatgtgtTTCTTTTTGGTAATTTGTGAGCACGACTCAGCACTCAGTGAATATCGATGCACGCTTTGCGTGGCCACAGGAGACAAAGAAATTATAGTCGGAAAGGGCCAGGTCTGGTGAATAAACCTTGTCGTTCTCTATGAAAAGATAgtactcggagacccatagtgttataaaccgttcaactcagctcgatgagatcggaaaatcTCTCTCTGTGTATATGTGTAAGcgcttttcaaatatttttttaccgctcaattttttcggagatggctgaaccgatttcaacaagcttaagctcgtgggaaagctactattggactaTTGATTCTGTTCGAATATCAAAGATTGTGCAAATTGTCTATTTCGttattatcgaaaaattgtatgGATTTCGAAACATTTTTAGCATGAAATTGAAAGAACACAGTGTAGATTCAAGTGACAAACATCTTGTTGACAtatataaaatacatttatcctACTGATCTTATTACACTATTCCGAAATGAGTTCGGCACTAGGATTGATTGTAGTTTATAGAGGGATTTGATAGTCCGTCTGAAAATTCTTATTTTAGGTGTTATCTTAATACTCATTTCCATCAACTTTATGAAATATTACATTTCCTTTTAGTGGTATAAAGTACAAAACTATCCAATCTGTAAATTTGCATTATCACTGGAAATCTGTTCCCTCTAGAAACTATAATCTATTTTCGATAGTCATTTACATAATTTCATTGTTGATATTCAACATTCTCCTTACTAACTTGCGCGTTCTGTCCATTCCCGTCAGTGCGATAAATATAGGCTTTATTGGAACGAGCATCTGCCGTTTCGCCCTCGAGCGGAACGTACTGGACTATCTCATTTTTGTCAGTGGACAGTAGCTGCTTCAACTGATGGACCTCCTTATCTCGCGCCAATGCACTTAGTTTGTTCATTAGATCAGGATCTTCTTCCAGTGCTTTGTCCAGGACGTCCCATGAGATAAATTTGAGATCTGATCCGAAAAACAGGTCATCCGAGAGAATGTCAATAATGTGGTGCAGATCGAGAGGACGCACTTTACTATAAGTGCGGCTGCTTTCcgccaaatcatttttttcagtcAATGGTCGTTTAGAAGGACTTATAAGTCGTTCAAACCAGTTGCTGGAGTATTCCTGTGCTGGTTGCTGTAACGAGagataaatgaaatgaaaaattactCTAGAATTCGTTAAATGACAGGATTTTACAAAA comes from Malaya genurostris strain Urasoe2022 chromosome 3, Malgen_1.1, whole genome shotgun sequence and encodes:
- the LOC131437542 gene encoding uncharacterized protein LOC131437542, with the translated sequence MKIFLLLTLIYVVNAAETPGFFIKLSKSVPRIGRRGDFENFFLKQSKSVPRIGRRSGFSQPAQEYSSNWFERLISPSKRPLTEKNDLAESSRTYSKVRPLDLHHIIDILSDDLFFGSDLKFISWDVLDKALEEDPDLMNKLSALARDKEVHQLKQLLSTDKNEIVQYVPLEGETADARSNKAYIYRTDGNGQNAQVSKENVEYQQ